Proteins encoded together in one Romeriopsis navalis LEGE 11480 window:
- a CDS encoding 4-hydroxybenzoate solanesyltransferase, whose translation MTQLQPNLPPESTWSAIVRLLRWDKPEGRLILMIPALWAVVLASQGRPSWILIGVIVLGALATSAAGCVVNDLWDRDIDPQVERTKLRPLASRALSVKVGVGVMLAAFACAAGLALFLNWTTFVLCVAAVPVIVLYPAMKRVFPVPQLVLAIAWGFAVLISWSMVTCAGEPALNFRCLGQPTWLLWGATLLWTLGFDTVYAMSDREDDRRIGVKSSALFFGRYVTHAVGLFYVATALVLGKLGWVMQLGWAFWVSLALATIGWLWQYWALNQVDIPRSRYNFCFRQNVWMGGLLLLGMIIGIQA comes from the coding sequence ATGACGCAGCTTCAACCAAATCTGCCGCCAGAGTCGACTTGGTCGGCGATCGTTCGATTACTCCGATGGGATAAGCCCGAGGGCCGTTTGATCCTGATGATTCCGGCACTGTGGGCCGTGGTCTTAGCTTCCCAAGGACGACCGTCTTGGATTCTGATTGGGGTGATTGTGCTCGGGGCGCTAGCGACGAGTGCTGCTGGATGTGTGGTGAATGATTTGTGGGACCGCGATATTGATCCCCAGGTGGAACGCACGAAGTTGCGGCCCTTAGCTTCGCGAGCCTTGTCCGTCAAGGTTGGGGTGGGAGTGATGTTGGCGGCTTTTGCCTGTGCGGCAGGGTTGGCCCTATTTTTGAATTGGACGACATTTGTCTTATGTGTGGCGGCGGTTCCGGTAATTGTGTTGTACCCCGCCATGAAGCGGGTGTTTCCGGTACCGCAGTTGGTGCTGGCGATCGCTTGGGGATTTGCGGTCTTAATTAGCTGGAGTATGGTGACTTGTGCCGGGGAGCCGGCGCTGAATTTTCGCTGTTTGGGTCAGCCGACTTGGCTCCTGTGGGGGGCGACGCTGCTGTGGACGTTAGGATTTGATACGGTGTATGCGATGAGCGATCGGGAGGATGACCGCCGGATTGGGGTTAAGTCCAGTGCCTTATTTTTTGGTCGCTATGTGACCCATGCGGTGGGGCTGTTCTATGTGGCGACGGCCTTAGTGCTGGGTAAGTTGGGCTGGGTGATGCAGTTGGGCTGGGCGTTCTGGGTGAGTTTAGCGTTAGCGACGATCGGTTGGCTATGGCAGTACTGGGCCTTGAATCAAGTTGATATTCCCCGCTCCCGCTATAATTTCTGCTTTCGGCAAAATGTCTGGATGGGCGGCTTGCTGTTGCTGGGAATGATCATCGGCATTCAAGCGTAA
- a CDS encoding TetR/AcrR family transcriptional regulator, with protein MLSAITLAKLEQVALYGRSVLPIVQLPVSIRSYHHGHLRDALLTAALAQISEEGAQALNLSKLARQVGVSQPAVYRHFANKQALTFSLVELGFERLLAQLQVVTPSLSPTETPTEDQPDLRTAIAAIAQTYIRFALENRELARLMFSLKERATEPILYKVSKQAAGPLFLIVKAGQARYGLKVQSPEQAVRLMWSTMHGLAVLLMDEQLPYVTQTPGEIEVHTTAIAQMLFEGLFLRPSP; from the coding sequence ATGTTATCAGCAATAACATTGGCAAAATTAGAGCAAGTCGCGTTGTATGGTAGAAGCGTTCTGCCCATTGTCCAACTCCCCGTGAGCATTCGCTCTTACCACCACGGCCATCTACGTGATGCGCTACTAACAGCGGCCCTGGCCCAAATTTCAGAAGAAGGTGCTCAAGCCCTGAATCTGAGCAAGCTGGCACGGCAGGTAGGGGTCAGTCAGCCCGCAGTATATCGGCACTTTGCGAACAAACAAGCCTTGACGTTTAGCCTCGTCGAGTTGGGCTTTGAGCGGCTGCTGGCTCAGCTCCAGGTTGTAACTCCCAGCTTATCCCCCACCGAAACGCCAACAGAAGATCAGCCGGATTTACGCACCGCTATTGCCGCGATCGCCCAAACCTATATCCGCTTTGCGCTAGAAAACCGCGAGCTGGCACGCCTCATGTTTAGTCTCAAAGAGCGCGCCACAGAACCAATACTCTACAAAGTTTCCAAGCAAGCCGCTGGGCCGCTATTTCTGATTGTGAAAGCAGGACAAGCACGCTACGGACTCAAGGTCCAAAGTCCAGAGCAAGCGGTACGGCTCATGTGGTCCACCATGCATGGTCTAGCCGTCCTCTTGATGGATGAGCAACTGCCCTACGTCACCCAAACACCAGGGGAGATTGAGGTGCATACAACCGCAATTGCCCAGATGCTCTTCGAAGGCTTATTCCTACGGCCCAGTCCATAG
- a CDS encoding DUF4345 domain-containing protein has translation MKLGLQIVLGILSVIPLVVSILGVTQGLALRLPEEAITPQFDSQYRYIMGYYISLSLVAWWMIPQIERHRTLFRLIGGGVFFGGIGRALSWWSVGSPNPLTMFFTVLELSFPLLMIWQAKLPRRQDV, from the coding sequence ATGAAGCTGGGTCTGCAAATTGTGTTGGGGATCTTAAGTGTTATTCCCTTGGTGGTGTCGATTTTGGGTGTGACTCAGGGCTTGGCGCTGCGGTTGCCGGAGGAGGCGATTACGCCCCAGTTTGATAGCCAATATCGCTACATCATGGGCTATTACATTTCTCTCAGTTTGGTTGCCTGGTGGATGATTCCCCAAATTGAAAGGCACCGGACTTTATTTCGTTTGATTGGTGGCGGTGTGTTTTTCGGCGGCATTGGCCGTGCCTTGTCTTGGTGGTCTGTGGGCAGTCCTAATCCGTTGACAATGTTTTTTACGGTGTTGGAGCTGTCGTTTCCGCTGTTGATGATTTGGCAGGCCAAGCTACCACGTCGTCAGGATGTGTAA
- a CDS encoding phosphate-starvation-inducible PsiE family protein: MRRYKRPIKRLLEGFNDNDRFLSGINQFVQIIAKLLSIGILFIIGMTVYEVGHYMFVELHQQIFAPPRTNIADNPDQVKQFGRTLFTIFGLFLNVLIAIEILENITAYLQKHVLQVELVIVTSLIAVARKIIILDLEKTAGLDLAALACTIFALAAAYWVVLQVNHDRTGTH; this comes from the coding sequence ATGCGACGCTATAAGCGCCCGATTAAACGGTTGCTCGAAGGCTTTAACGACAACGATCGGTTTCTGAGCGGCATCAATCAATTCGTGCAGATCATTGCCAAACTCCTGTCCATCGGGATTTTGTTCATCATCGGCATGACTGTGTATGAAGTCGGACATTATATGTTCGTCGAACTCCACCAGCAAATTTTCGCACCACCTCGCACCAATATTGCCGATAACCCGGACCAAGTGAAACAATTTGGCCGCACATTATTTACAATTTTTGGACTGTTTCTGAATGTTTTGATCGCGATCGAAATTCTGGAAAATATTACGGCCTACCTCCAGAAACATGTGCTCCAAGTCGAACTAGTCATCGTTACATCACTGATTGCCGTCGCCCGCAAAATCATCATCTTGGACCTGGAAAAAACCGCCGGGCTTGATTTAGCCGCATTAGCGTGCACAATCTTTGCACTCGCCGCCGCCTACTGGGTCGTCCTCCAAGTCAACCACGACAGGACTGGGACGCATTAA
- a CDS encoding nitrate reductase associated protein, protein MSQLFQFEQDFVASLRCIPMQVRLKLDTCGVKLKLEQWNHFTLDDRQQLLDRPCSTIAEAQSYRNFLHDLIRQRTGQTAKDLAVDPHPAWLNSEVIPDSVQTKSASVDIELSLEQWQKLQPLERFALIKLSRSNHENSNFTPALKEFGLI, encoded by the coding sequence ATGTCGCAGCTTTTCCAGTTTGAACAGGATTTCGTGGCATCCTTACGCTGCATCCCCATGCAAGTCAGGCTCAAACTCGATACTTGTGGGGTCAAACTTAAACTTGAGCAGTGGAATCACTTTACCTTAGACGATCGCCAACAATTACTCGATCGACCCTGTAGCACGATCGCCGAAGCCCAAAGCTATCGAAACTTCTTGCATGATTTGATCCGGCAACGGACGGGGCAAACCGCCAAAGACTTAGCAGTTGATCCGCATCCTGCCTGGTTAAACTCTGAGGTCATTCCCGACTCGGTACAAACCAAATCCGCCAGCGTTGACATTGAACTAAGTCTGGAGCAATGGCAAAAGCTACAACCATTAGAACGATTTGCCTTGATCAAACTCAGTCGCTCGAACCACGAAAATAGCAACTTCACGCCTGCCCTGAAAGAGTTTGGCCTAATTTAG
- a CDS encoding DUF2141 domain-containing protein → MLGINRLTHGLVLGVVSLPLWALQPAQAASTLSVEIDGLRSRKGQVCLSIFNSSRGFPANGDNALRSQCVRVKDKKSLKVSFRGLKAGSYAVAVLHDENADGQANRNIIGIPTEGFGFSRNPGLRAGPPKFGEAAFLAAGSRTAIQVRMRYLF, encoded by the coding sequence ATGCTAGGAATAAATCGTTTGACCCACGGGTTGGTGCTCGGTGTGGTGTCGCTCCCACTGTGGGCATTGCAGCCAGCGCAAGCTGCGAGTACGTTATCGGTTGAAATTGATGGCTTGCGCAGTCGCAAGGGCCAAGTTTGTCTCAGTATTTTTAATAGTAGTCGGGGATTTCCGGCGAATGGTGATAATGCATTGCGCAGTCAGTGCGTCCGCGTGAAGGATAAGAAATCGCTGAAAGTCTCATTCCGGGGTTTGAAAGCCGGTAGTTACGCTGTGGCAGTTCTGCATGATGAAAATGCAGATGGTCAGGCAAATCGCAATATCATCGGCATTCCGACTGAGGGATTCGGGTTCTCGCGCAATCCTGGATTGCGTGCTGGTCCACCGAAGTTTGGGGAAGCGGCGTTTTTAGCGGCTGGCTCACGGACGGCAATCCAGGTGCGAATGCGGTATCTGTTCTAG
- the hemH gene encoding ferrochelatase has protein sequence MGRTGVLLLNLGGPDKLEDVRPFLYNLFADPEIIRLPSPLLQAPLAWLISTLRAGKSQENYKKIGGGSPLRRITEEQAQAMRDRLKEMGHDVSIYVGMRYWHPFTEEAVAEIKRDKIDKVIILPLYPQFSISTSGSSFRLLEQLWNSDPDLKQVEYTVIPSWYDFPGYLQTMAQLIGKRIDSTEDPDNAHVFFSAHGVPVSYVEEAGDPYRDEMEACTSAIMKTLNRPNNYTLAYQSRVGPVEWLQPYTDEAIEDLAEKGVAELVVVPVSFVSEHIETLEEIDMEYREVAEEAGIKNFARVPAPDTDPTFIQALSDLVLQAMDSPKIAFGDTIRPAENTKLYPQEKWEWGMTNSAEIWNGRLAMVGLLAIIYEMLTGHGLLHAIGLLG, from the coding sequence ATGGGCCGAACTGGTGTTTTACTTCTGAACCTGGGCGGACCGGACAAGCTTGAAGATGTCCGGCCATTTTTGTACAACCTATTCGCTGATCCCGAGATCATCCGGTTGCCTTCGCCACTCCTACAAGCGCCGCTAGCTTGGTTAATCTCAACTCTCCGCGCGGGTAAGTCCCAAGAGAATTATAAGAAAATTGGCGGCGGGTCACCCCTGCGCCGAATTACCGAGGAACAAGCGCAGGCCATGCGCGATCGACTGAAAGAAATGGGTCACGACGTTTCGATCTACGTTGGCATGCGGTATTGGCACCCGTTTACGGAAGAAGCCGTGGCCGAAATCAAGCGCGATAAAATCGATAAAGTCATTATCCTGCCCCTCTATCCGCAGTTTTCGATCAGTACCAGTGGTTCGAGCTTCCGCTTGCTCGAACAGCTCTGGAATAGTGATCCGGATCTAAAGCAGGTCGAATATACAGTCATTCCATCGTGGTATGACTTTCCGGGTTATTTGCAAACGATGGCACAGTTGATTGGCAAGCGGATTGACAGTACCGAAGATCCCGATAATGCCCACGTATTCTTCAGTGCTCATGGCGTGCCAGTCAGCTATGTGGAAGAAGCTGGCGACCCCTATCGTGACGAAATGGAAGCCTGCACGAGCGCCATCATGAAGACGCTCAATCGGCCGAATAATTACACACTGGCTTATCAAAGCCGGGTGGGGCCGGTGGAATGGCTGCAGCCCTATACCGATGAAGCGATCGAAGATCTCGCAGAAAAAGGCGTGGCAGAACTTGTTGTTGTGCCCGTCAGCTTTGTGTCTGAGCACATCGAAACTCTGGAAGAGATCGATATGGAATATCGCGAGGTTGCGGAGGAAGCTGGGATTAAGAATTTTGCCCGTGTCCCAGCCCCAGATACTGATCCCACCTTTATTCAGGCCCTATCTGACCTCGTGCTACAGGCAATGGATAGTCCGAAAATTGCGTTCGGCGATACAATTCGTCCCGCCGAAAATACCAAGCTCTATCCCCAGGAGAAGTGGGAATGGGGCATGACCAACTCCGCCGAGATTTGGAATGGCCGCTTGGCGATGGTGGGCTTGCTGGCAATTATTTACGAAATGTTGACCGGCCACGGATTGCTACATGCGATCGGCTTGTTGGGCTAA
- a CDS encoding molybdopterin oxidoreductase family protein — protein MVETVKTQCPYCGVGCGLEASPPAQPGRAVNRDKDGIPIWGIRGDRNHQSSLGQVCVKGATIGEVIHRNRLKHPMMRESLDQPLRQVSWDEALDAIANQIRHTLATQGPNGVAMYGSGQFQTEDYYTAQKLLKGCLGTNNFDANSRLCMSSAVAGYAKSLGSDGPPCAYEDLDLTDCAFLIGTNTAECHPIIFNRLRKNHKKNGQTKLIVVDPRATDTSKFADLHLQIQPGTDIDLMNGIAHLLVKWGKLDQTFITNHTTGFEQVQEIVTSYTPDKVAERCGITAAEVELAAQYWGESDRVLSMWSMGMNQSSEGTAKVRTLINLHLMTGQIGKPGAGPFSLTGQPNAMGGREAGGLAHLLPGYRFVANAQHRQAVEEFWRLPAGRISDKPGLTVWDMVEAMETGNLGIFWVAATNPAVSLPDIDRVKAALRKSPFTVYQESYFPTEMVEFAHVLLPASQWSEKAGMMTNSERRVTYCPQFRTPAGESRADWTVFAEVGRRLGFVREFAFNNSAEVYAEFVRLTRGQLCDQSGLSHNLVASIGAVQWPAPRGKIPDPMKTTRLYLDRQFPTPDGKARFAAYHSRGLAEPPDGEFPFVLTTGRLYGHWHTQSRTGRIDKIVKMHPNPFVEIHPKSAEKMGIVEGDLLEVRSRRGAGRFPAMITKRISPGTVFVPMHWGALWADQSEANAMTHELACPESKQPELKACAVNITLVAQILRKTESVEAEKEFVGTGKSLWNRLVEGLRRPI, from the coding sequence ATGGTTGAAACGGTTAAAACTCAATGCCCTTATTGTGGTGTCGGCTGCGGACTCGAAGCATCGCCACCGGCTCAGCCTGGCAGAGCGGTGAATCGGGATAAAGACGGTATCCCAATTTGGGGCATTCGCGGTGATCGCAACCACCAGTCAAGCCTCGGTCAAGTCTGTGTCAAAGGGGCCACCATTGGGGAAGTGATTCATCGCAACCGGCTGAAGCATCCCATGATGCGGGAATCCCTCGATCAACCCCTGCGGCAGGTGAGCTGGGATGAAGCCCTAGACGCGATCGCCAATCAAATTCGCCACACCCTCGCGACACAAGGCCCTAATGGCGTTGCGATGTATGGCTCTGGGCAATTTCAAACAGAAGACTACTACACAGCCCAAAAATTGCTCAAAGGTTGTCTCGGCACCAATAATTTTGATGCTAACTCCCGCCTTTGTATGTCTTCGGCGGTTGCCGGTTACGCCAAAAGTCTGGGTTCCGATGGCCCCCCCTGCGCTTATGAAGATCTAGACCTCACCGACTGTGCATTTCTCATTGGCACGAATACGGCTGAATGCCATCCGATTATTTTCAATCGGCTGCGCAAAAATCACAAAAAAAATGGTCAAACCAAACTCATCGTCGTTGACCCACGGGCAACCGATACGTCGAAATTCGCCGATTTGCATTTGCAGATTCAACCCGGCACCGATATTGACCTGATGAATGGCATCGCACATTTATTGGTCAAGTGGGGCAAGCTCGATCAAACATTTATTACCAACCACACCACCGGCTTTGAACAGGTTCAGGAAATCGTCACGTCCTACACCCCCGATAAAGTCGCCGAACGCTGTGGCATTACCGCCGCCGAGGTTGAATTAGCTGCACAGTATTGGGGGGAGTCTGATCGGGTGCTCTCCATGTGGTCGATGGGCATGAATCAGTCCAGCGAAGGCACCGCCAAGGTGCGAACGCTGATCAATCTGCATCTCATGACCGGACAAATTGGCAAGCCCGGAGCGGGGCCATTTTCGCTCACCGGCCAACCCAATGCCATGGGTGGCCGGGAAGCGGGGGGGCTCGCACATTTACTGCCGGGCTATCGGTTTGTGGCGAACGCGCAACATCGCCAAGCCGTCGAAGAATTCTGGCGCTTACCCGCGGGCCGCATTTCGGACAAACCGGGCCTGACGGTTTGGGACATGGTTGAGGCCATGGAAACTGGCAATCTCGGCATCTTCTGGGTCGCCGCGACCAACCCCGCCGTCAGCTTACCGGATATCGATCGGGTCAAAGCAGCACTGCGCAAGTCCCCCTTCACGGTTTACCAAGAATCCTACTTCCCCACGGAAATGGTGGAATTTGCCCATGTCTTGCTCCCGGCCTCCCAGTGGAGTGAAAAAGCCGGCATGATGACGAATTCGGAGCGACGGGTGACTTATTGCCCACAGTTTCGCACCCCCGCTGGTGAGTCCCGCGCCGATTGGACAGTCTTTGCCGAAGTCGGTCGGCGACTCGGATTTGTCCGGGAATTTGCATTCAACAATTCGGCGGAAGTATATGCTGAATTTGTCCGGCTAACGCGCGGTCAGTTATGCGATCAATCCGGTCTCAGTCACAATTTAGTCGCGAGTATTGGGGCCGTCCAATGGCCCGCACCGCGCGGCAAGATTCCTGACCCGATGAAAACCACCCGGCTGTACCTCGATCGCCAGTTTCCCACTCCCGACGGCAAAGCCCGATTTGCCGCCTATCATTCGCGGGGATTAGCAGAACCCCCGGATGGCGAGTTTCCGTTTGTCTTAACCACTGGCCGACTTTATGGCCACTGGCATACTCAGTCACGCACCGGACGGATCGACAAAATTGTCAAAATGCATCCGAATCCCTTTGTCGAAATCCATCCCAAAAGTGCGGAGAAAATGGGCATTGTCGAAGGCGATTTATTGGAAGTACGATCGCGGCGCGGGGCCGGTCGCTTTCCCGCCATGATCACGAAACGCATTTCGCCTGGTACGGTTTTCGTGCCCATGCATTGGGGCGCACTATGGGCCGACCAATCCGAGGCCAATGCGATGACCCACGAATTAGCTTGTCCAGAATCGAAGCAACCCGAACTTAAAGCCTGCGCGGTGAATATCACCCTCGTGGCACAGATTCTGCGCAAAACCGAATCAGTTGAGGCCGAAAAAGAATTTGTCGGCACCGGCAAGAGTCTTTGGAACCGGCTGGTCGAAGGATTACGCAGACCGATATAG
- the nei gene encoding endonuclease VIII, with the protein MPEGPEIKRAADRIAKAIVNQPLTEVFFAFEGLKSYEAAFLESQVVSVQPRGKALLTRFTNQLSIYSHNQLYGVWYVKRAGNYPDTNRQLRLAIHTAKKSALLYSASDIYVLNDDEIAGHPFLKKLGPDLLDERTTFDEIYDRYTDAKFRRRGLGGLLLNQEFLCGPGNYLRSEILFVAGVWPWARPIDCTDQQLQQLAEASLAVTRQSYQTNGITNSLDIANDLKAKGETRRMYRHWVFSRWGKGCYRCGDVIRKETIANRRLYYCPTCQPDLSVT; encoded by the coding sequence ATGCCAGAAGGTCCAGAAATTAAGCGGGCGGCGGATCGGATTGCGAAGGCGATCGTCAATCAGCCGTTGACGGAAGTATTTTTTGCGTTTGAGGGACTCAAGTCCTATGAAGCGGCGTTCCTTGAATCCCAGGTGGTATCGGTCCAGCCGCGGGGCAAGGCGCTGTTGACCCGCTTTACCAATCAATTGAGTATTTATAGCCATAACCAGCTTTATGGCGTTTGGTATGTCAAGCGCGCGGGTAACTATCCTGATACCAATCGGCAGTTGCGTTTAGCGATTCATACGGCGAAAAAATCGGCCTTGCTCTACAGTGCGTCAGATATTTATGTGCTGAATGACGATGAAATCGCTGGCCATCCGTTTCTTAAAAAGTTGGGGCCGGATTTGCTCGACGAGCGTACGACGTTCGATGAAATCTACGATCGCTATACTGACGCAAAGTTTCGCCGACGGGGGTTAGGCGGACTGTTGCTGAATCAAGAATTCTTGTGTGGGCCGGGAAATTATTTACGTAGTGAGATTTTGTTTGTGGCGGGGGTTTGGCCTTGGGCCCGGCCGATCGATTGCACGGATCAGCAGTTACAGCAATTGGCGGAGGCCTCCTTGGCGGTGACGCGGCAGTCCTATCAGACGAATGGGATTACCAATAGCCTCGATATTGCCAATGACCTGAAGGCCAAGGGGGAAACCCGGCGGATGTATCGTCATTGGGTCTTTAGTCGCTGGGGCAAGGGTTGCTATCGCTGTGGGGATGTGATTCGGAAAGAGACGATTGCGAATCGGCGGCTATATTATTGTCCGACTTGTCAGCCTGATTTATCGGTGACTTAA
- a CDS encoding FHA domain-containing protein codes for MLNFPISDSAIQRALRFVDRNPHLADSLPVEFIHNPQQLVKLLSPVFSATQRCRLGEYYIQANTNDQFHFLSTNLAKRSRINTTATGQCWLLGRTAASTFSFPLASVSRLHAVLGVCRDRGFYLLDLGSRNGTYLNQRRIPPLRKYFLRDGDTIHLSHLQFKFLIASCNSELSLYEMTQPLSAA; via the coding sequence ATGTTAAATTTTCCAATCTCCGACAGTGCGATTCAACGCGCACTGCGATTTGTCGACCGAAATCCCCATTTGGCTGATTCGCTGCCCGTTGAATTCATTCACAATCCACAACAGTTAGTCAAACTGCTGTCGCCCGTCTTTTCGGCCACTCAACGCTGCCGCCTCGGCGAATACTACATTCAGGCCAACACGAACGATCAGTTTCATTTTCTGAGTACTAATCTCGCAAAACGATCGCGCATCAATACGACGGCAACGGGTCAGTGTTGGCTACTCGGTCGAACAGCGGCCTCGACCTTTTCCTTCCCCCTCGCATCGGTGTCGCGTCTGCACGCGGTTTTGGGCGTTTGCCGCGATCGCGGATTTTATTTATTAGATCTGGGCAGCCGCAATGGCACTTACTTAAACCAACGGCGAATTCCGCCCCTTCGTAAATATTTTCTGCGCGATGGCGACACCATTCATCTGAGCCATCTCCAGTTCAAATTCCTGATTGCATCATGCAATTCTGAACTCTCGCTATACGAAATGACCCAGCCGCTATCGGCTGCTTAG
- a CDS encoding Ppx/GppA phosphatase family protein, producing MVTSSYPSPDLSPPTHQRDRILAAIDVGTNSIHMVLVHVQPSLPTFTIIGREKSTVRLGDRDLKTGDLTPAAMKRAITALRRCKEIAQAANAEEIIAVATSAMREAPNGRDFLQQIESDLGLVINLISGPEEARRIYLGVLSSMTLDTTPHVLIDIGGGSTELVLGDGHAPRSLSSTKVGAVRLTQRFVHSDPIDQNAFVALQSYIRGMLERAVDEIHSHRRPGETLKMIGTSGTIEILAELTARAKTGIVPSPLNGYEIARKDIDAWVQRLKQLDYAGRMAIPGMSERRAEILLAGALILHEAMEMLDIPSITICERSLREGVIVDWMLTNGLIEDRLRYQGSVRQRSVIKTAQKYHVNLDHSDRVAEFAVSLFDQTQGILHNWDNRDRDLIWAAAILHNAGHHISHSAHHKHSYYLVRHAELLGYTEIEIETIANIARYHRKSGPKKKHENYRNLTSKRYRKLVDQMHPLLRLAVALDRRHIGAIQAIKCEYHEAQKQLQLNLHRQHPNDPCELELWSLNLKKENFEQTYHVQLLPIIV from the coding sequence ATGGTCACTTCTTCCTACCCAAGCCCAGATCTTTCTCCGCCAACTCATCAGCGTGATCGAATTCTAGCCGCGATCGATGTCGGGACCAACTCCATTCATATGGTGCTCGTACACGTCCAGCCTAGCCTCCCAACTTTTACAATCATTGGTCGCGAAAAAAGTACTGTGCGATTGGGCGATCGCGATCTCAAAACCGGCGATCTCACCCCCGCCGCGATGAAGCGGGCCATCACCGCCCTGCGACGCTGCAAAGAAATTGCCCAAGCCGCCAATGCCGAAGAGATTATCGCCGTGGCCACCAGTGCCATGCGCGAAGCGCCAAACGGACGCGACTTCTTACAGCAAATCGAGTCAGACCTAGGACTCGTCATCAACCTAATTTCGGGGCCGGAGGAAGCGCGGCGGATTTACCTCGGTGTCCTGTCAAGCATGACGCTCGATACGACGCCCCATGTGCTGATTGATATCGGGGGTGGATCGACAGAATTAGTGCTCGGGGATGGGCATGCCCCCCGGAGTCTGAGTAGCACTAAGGTTGGCGCTGTCCGGCTAACCCAACGATTTGTCCACAGTGACCCGATCGATCAAAATGCATTTGTTGCACTCCAATCCTATATTCGCGGCATGTTGGAACGGGCCGTCGATGAAATTCACTCCCACCGGCGGCCCGGAGAAACCCTCAAAATGATTGGGACCTCCGGTACGATTGAAATTCTGGCTGAATTAACCGCTCGGGCTAAAACGGGGATTGTCCCGTCCCCCCTCAATGGCTACGAAATCGCGCGCAAAGACATTGATGCCTGGGTTCAGCGGCTCAAGCAACTGGATTACGCCGGACGCATGGCTATTCCCGGCATGAGTGAACGGCGGGCGGAAATTTTGCTCGCCGGCGCCTTGATCCTACATGAAGCGATGGAAATGCTGGATATCCCATCAATCACGATTTGTGAACGATCGCTGCGCGAAGGTGTGATTGTTGATTGGATGTTAACCAATGGCCTGATTGAAGATCGGCTTCGCTACCAAGGTTCTGTCCGACAACGTAGCGTCATCAAAACTGCGCAGAAATATCACGTCAACCTTGACCATAGCGATCGCGTTGCCGAATTTGCCGTGAGTTTGTTTGATCAGACCCAAGGAATTTTGCACAACTGGGATAACCGCGATCGAGACTTGATTTGGGCCGCTGCCATTTTGCACAATGCCGGACATCACATCAGCCACTCCGCCCACCACAAACATTCCTATTACCTAGTGCGCCATGCCGAGCTCCTCGGCTACACCGAAATCGAGATTGAGACGATCGCCAACATCGCCCGTTACCACCGCAAAAGTGGGCCGAAGAAAAAGCACGAAAATTACCGCAATCTCACGAGCAAACGCTACCGCAAACTCGTCGATCAAATGCACCCCTTACTCCGCCTAGCCGTCGCCCTCGATCGACGACATATCGGGGCAATTCAAGCCATTAAATGTGAATATCATGAGGCCCAAAAACAACTACAGCTCAATCTGCATCGCCAGCATCCCAACGACCCCTGCGAGCTAGAACTGTGGAGCCTCAACCTGAAAAAAGAGAACTTTGAACAGACCTATCATGTTCAGCTTTTGCCAATTATTGTCTAA
- a CDS encoding DUF4126 domain-containing protein, which produces MLEILLAVLSGSAAVGMRIALPLLVIAIYSEALWARIPLLSQLAPPIVFGILASWSILELVASKDRLGQRLLQALELVLSPVIGALVGIAIAKGMGVIGSQVLVLAALSGVFALVLQLLQVGWTYRLRRVPLWILFGQDLICVILTLFAFGAPKEGGLIALLMLWLAIRSAVQWQRWYREGRKSKPVKLPD; this is translated from the coding sequence ATGTTGGAAATTTTGCTTGCGGTGCTGTCGGGTTCAGCGGCGGTGGGGATGCGGATTGCGTTGCCGTTGCTGGTGATTGCGATTTATAGCGAAGCGCTTTGGGCGCGGATTCCGCTGTTGTCGCAGTTGGCGCCGCCGATTGTCTTTGGGATTTTGGCCAGTTGGTCAATTTTGGAATTAGTTGCGTCCAAGGATCGGCTGGGGCAACGATTGTTGCAGGCGTTGGAACTGGTGCTGAGTCCTGTGATTGGGGCTTTGGTGGGGATTGCGATCGCCAAGGGCATGGGAGTGATTGGCAGTCAGGTGTTAGTGCTGGCAGCGCTGAGCGGCGTATTTGCGTTGGTATTGCAACTGTTGCAAGTGGGTTGGACTTATCGGTTGCGGCGTGTGCCGCTATGGATTTTGTTTGGTCAGGATTTGATCTGTGTGATTTTGACGCTGTTTGCGTTTGGCGCGCCGAAGGAAGGGGGCTTGATTGCGCTGTTGATGCTGTGGTTAGCGATTCGCAGTGCGGTGCAATGGCAGCGTTGGTATCGTGAAGGGCGCAAAAGCAAGCCTGTGAAATTGCCGGATTAA